In a genomic window of Aggregatimonas sangjinii:
- a CDS encoding alanine dehydrogenase produces MNQPSSPFSKQQLLPQEETLEILKSKRELFIGIPQENQYQEQRICLTPDAVNAITANGHRVLIEAGAGESAHFSDSDYTKAGGEITRDTKKVFGCPLLLKVEPPTLSEIEMINPQTVVISALQLKTREKKYFEQLAKKRITAIAFEYIKDEDGKYPAVRSLSEIAGISSVLIASELLSATNDGNGLMFGNISGVPPIEVVIIGAGTVGEFAARSALGLGANVKIFDNSLTKLRTIQASLRQTVYTSTLQPKNLLKALKRCDVAIGAVRGEDRSPVVVSSTMVENMKKGAVIIDVSIDTGGCFETSIITSHNKPTIEKFGVIHYGVPNIPSRYPKTASVSISNIFTPYLLKLGEEGGMENSLRFDKGLRNGLYMYHGILTNKSVGEWFDLEYSDINFLIF; encoded by the coding sequence ATGAACCAACCTAGTTCACCTTTTAGCAAGCAGCAACTACTCCCACAAGAAGAAACGCTCGAGATTTTAAAGAGCAAACGGGAACTTTTTATCGGTATTCCTCAGGAAAATCAATACCAAGAGCAACGTATCTGCCTTACCCCCGACGCCGTTAACGCGATTACGGCCAACGGTCATCGTGTGCTGATAGAAGCAGGGGCCGGCGAAAGCGCACATTTTTCGGATTCCGATTATACCAAAGCCGGAGGGGAGATAACACGTGATACCAAGAAAGTCTTCGGATGCCCATTGCTCCTAAAAGTAGAACCTCCCACCCTCTCGGAAATTGAAATGATCAATCCGCAAACGGTTGTGATTTCGGCTCTACAATTAAAGACTAGGGAGAAAAAGTATTTCGAACAACTGGCAAAAAAACGAATTACGGCCATCGCCTTCGAGTATATCAAAGATGAAGATGGCAAGTATCCGGCCGTACGCTCCCTAAGCGAGATAGCAGGTATCTCATCCGTATTAATCGCATCGGAATTGTTGTCGGCGACCAACGACGGGAACGGTCTGATGTTCGGTAACATTAGCGGCGTACCACCTATAGAAGTAGTCATCATCGGGGCGGGTACAGTAGGTGAGTTCGCGGCCAGATCCGCCCTTGGCCTTGGAGCCAATGTCAAGATTTTCGACAACTCCCTTACCAAACTACGCACGATACAAGCATCCTTAAGACAAACGGTCTATACCTCTACATTACAACCTAAAAATTTACTGAAAGCCCTAAAACGATGTGATGTGGCTATCGGCGCCGTGCGGGGGGAGGATCGATCTCCCGTGGTGGTTTCGAGTACCATGGTCGAGAACATGAAAAAGGGAGCGGTCATTATCGACGTGAGTATCGATACGGGCGGTTGTTTCGAAACCAGTATTATTACCAGCCACAACAAACCAACGATTGAAAAATTCGGGGTAATTCATTACGGAGTGCCCAATATACCTTCCCGCTATCCCAAGACCGCATCGGTATCGATCAGTAATATTTTTACGCCCTACCTTTTAAAATTAGGAGAGGAAGGCGGAATGGAGAACTCCCTTCGTTTTGATAAGGGGCTCAGAAACGGACTGTACATGTACCACGGTATTTTAACGAATAAGTCCGTTGGAGAATGGTTCGATCTTGAGTACAGCGATATCAATTTCCTTATTTTTTAA
- the tsaE gene encoding tRNA (adenosine(37)-N6)-threonylcarbamoyltransferase complex ATPase subunit type 1 TsaE, with protein MAILSYSEKEIDTIAKTVLEAVPSRTLCFNGEMGAGKTTLIKALIRCLGSTNQGNSPTFGLVNEYHLDNGELLGYHFDFYRLNDELEAYDMGFEDYLAQDCWVFIEWPEKIPSLLPENAINIKIDIVDTITREISFME; from the coding sequence ATGGCCATACTATCCTATTCCGAAAAAGAAATCGATACCATCGCTAAAACGGTTCTTGAGGCCGTTCCTTCCCGAACACTTTGCTTTAATGGTGAAATGGGTGCAGGAAAAACTACGCTGATTAAAGCATTGATAAGGTGTCTTGGGAGCACAAACCAGGGCAACAGCCCGACTTTCGGCCTCGTAAACGAATACCATCTTGATAACGGGGAACTGTTGGGCTACCATTTCGACTTTTACCGCTTGAACGATGAGTTAGAAGCATACGATATGGGCTTCGAGGATTATCTGGCACAAGACTGTTGGGTCTTTATCGAATGGCCTGAAAAAATTCCATCGCTGCTTCCCGAGAACGCCATAAACATTAAAATCGATATCGTAGATACGATCACGCGTGAAATCAGCTTTATGGAATAG
- a CDS encoding response regulator, whose product MNKITILWVDDEIDLLKPHILFLQGKNYDVIPCPSGQEALEELEKNKVDIVFLDENMPGISGLETLTEIKVMNASLPVVMITKSEEESIMEEAIGSKIADYLIKPVNPNQILLSLKKNLDHSRLVSEKTTSNYQQEFRKIAMDLSMVNTYEEWASLYRKLIYWELQLEEIEDASMFEILESQKTEANSHFGKFIERNYADWFDGGDGPILSHTLFKERIQPELNDGPTLLVVIDNLRYDQWFAFEDTVGSFYKKTKEETYYSILPTATQYARNAIFSGLTPLDMEKKYPEWWKNDTDEGGKNLFEHKFLGAQLERLGLHLKWDYHKISSLKQGKHLASNFRSQKDNDLTVIVYNFVDMLSHAKTEMEVIKELAGNDKSYRSLTQSWFKNSPLLDIIQQAQSMGMKLIITTDHGTINVTQPSKVVGDKDTSLNLRYKTGRSLTYEDKDVYSVKNPKEIHLPNINVSSSYIFAKNDLFFAYPNNYNHYVGYYRNSYQHGGVSLEEMIIPFVVLNPR is encoded by the coding sequence ATGAACAAAATAACCATTCTCTGGGTCGATGATGAAATCGACCTTTTAAAGCCCCATATTCTATTTTTACAAGGAAAAAATTATGATGTTATTCCGTGTCCGAGCGGACAGGAGGCTTTGGAAGAACTGGAGAAAAATAAAGTTGATATCGTGTTTTTGGATGAAAACATGCCCGGTATATCCGGTCTGGAAACCTTGACCGAAATAAAGGTCATGAATGCCTCGCTTCCAGTGGTGATGATTACCAAAAGCGAAGAGGAGTCCATCATGGAAGAGGCTATCGGCTCTAAAATCGCCGATTATTTGATCAAACCGGTAAATCCGAATCAAATACTGCTTTCCCTCAAAAAAAACTTGGACCATTCCAGATTGGTATCCGAGAAAACGACATCTAATTACCAACAGGAGTTTCGAAAAATCGCAATGGACCTCTCCATGGTCAATACCTATGAAGAATGGGCCAGCCTGTATCGCAAATTGATTTATTGGGAATTACAGTTGGAGGAAATCGAGGATGCCAGCATGTTCGAGATATTGGAGTCCCAAAAAACGGAAGCCAACAGCCATTTCGGAAAGTTCATAGAACGTAATTATGCCGATTGGTTCGACGGCGGCGACGGGCCCATTCTATCCCACACCTTGTTCAAAGAACGTATTCAACCGGAACTGAATGACGGTCCGACACTATTGGTGGTCATAGACAATTTGCGGTACGACCAATGGTTCGCATTCGAGGATACCGTCGGTTCTTTCTACAAGAAAACGAAGGAAGAAACGTATTATAGCATCCTACCCACCGCCACGCAATATGCGAGAAATGCGATTTTCTCCGGTCTTACCCCCTTGGATATGGAAAAAAAATATCCGGAATGGTGGAAAAACGACACCGATGAGGGGGGCAAAAATCTTTTTGAACACAAGTTTCTCGGTGCGCAGCTCGAACGCTTAGGATTGCACCTCAAATGGGACTATCACAAAATCAGCAGCCTAAAACAAGGAAAGCACCTTGCCAGTAATTTCAGGTCGCAAAAGGATAATGACCTTACGGTAATCGTCTATAATTTTGTGGATATGCTTTCACACGCGAAGACCGAAATGGAGGTTATAAAGGAGCTCGCCGGAAACGACAAATCATACCGCTCGTTAACGCAAAGCTGGTTTAAAAACTCGCCTTTGTTGGATATCATACAGCAAGCACAAAGTATGGGAATGAAATTGATTATCACAACAGACCACGGAACCATAAATGTCACGCAACCTTCTAAGGTCGTGGGCGATAAAGACACTAGCCTAAACTTAAGATATAAGACAGGACGAAGCCTGACCTATGAAGATAAAGACGTGTATTCGGTAAAAAATCCTAAAGAAATACACCTGCCCAACATCAATGTAAGCAGTTCCTATATTTTTGCCAAAAACGACCTGTTCTTCGCTTATCCGAATAACTATAACCATTATGTGGGGTATTACAGAAACAGCTACCAGCACGGGGGTGTTTCCCTTGAAGAGATGATCATTCCCTTTGTGGTGCTCAATCCTAGATAA
- a CDS encoding HD domain-containing protein encodes MTTSKKLEIFNDPIYGFIAIPTPLIFELIGHPYFQRLRRISQMGLSYLVYPGAHHTRFHHALGSMHLMQEAIQLLRFKEIEITKQEEEGLLVAILLHDIGHGPFSHAMENSIASEVDHEDISLLFMEDLNDKFNGSLTTAISIFKREHPKRFLNQLVSSQLDMDRMDYLKRDSFYTGVSEGNINSERLITMLNVVDGQLVVEEKGIYSVEKFLMARRFMYWQVYLHKTSLVAEQLLIRTLQRAKELLATDVELSCSPTLLFFLRNRIAKIDFDPDILQRFALLDDTDLLSALKQWRTHPDFVLSKLCQMLLDRKLLHIKLKSKPIPEEKLNARYRTTKKKFKLTDQETAYFVFSGEIEHKAYDLDKQNINILKSNGKLIDVARASDHLNLKALSKPVTKYYICYPKDSV; translated from the coding sequence TTGACGACATCAAAAAAACTGGAAATTTTCAATGATCCAATTTACGGATTTATTGCAATTCCCACTCCGCTCATTTTTGAACTTATCGGTCACCCGTATTTTCAACGCCTGCGCCGTATTTCTCAAATGGGGCTTTCTTATCTGGTATACCCTGGTGCGCATCACACCCGTTTTCATCATGCGTTAGGAAGTATGCATTTGATGCAAGAGGCCATACAACTACTTCGTTTTAAGGAGATTGAAATCACGAAGCAGGAGGAGGAAGGGCTCTTGGTGGCGATTTTGCTACATGATATCGGGCATGGCCCTTTCTCGCATGCCATGGAAAATTCCATCGCGTCCGAAGTTGATCACGAAGATATTTCCCTGTTGTTTATGGAAGATCTGAACGATAAGTTTAACGGAAGTTTAACGACCGCCATCTCCATCTTCAAGAGGGAGCATCCCAAGCGCTTCTTGAATCAACTGGTATCGAGTCAATTGGATATGGATCGCATGGACTATCTCAAAAGGGATAGTTTTTATACCGGCGTATCCGAAGGAAACATCAATTCCGAACGGTTGATTACCATGCTCAATGTGGTCGATGGGCAATTGGTGGTCGAGGAAAAGGGGATTTATTCCGTAGAGAAATTCCTTATGGCACGCCGTTTTATGTACTGGCAGGTATACTTGCATAAAACTAGTTTGGTCGCAGAGCAATTACTCATTCGTACCTTACAACGGGCCAAGGAGTTATTGGCGACCGATGTGGAGCTCTCTTGTAGTCCGACTTTGCTATTTTTTCTTCGGAACAGGATCGCCAAAATAGATTTTGACCCGGATATACTGCAGCGATTTGCACTGTTGGATGATACCGATTTGCTGTCCGCCTTAAAACAATGGCGGACCCATCCTGATTTTGTCCTGTCAAAACTGTGCCAAATGTTACTGGATCGCAAGCTGTTGCATATCAAATTAAAGAGTAAACCGATTCCCGAAGAAAAGCTGAACGCGCGGTATCGGACCACTAAGAAAAAGTTTAAGCTTACCGATCAGGAGACCGCTTATTTTGTTTTTTCCGGTGAGATTGAACATAAGGCGTACGACCTTGACAAACAGAATATAAACATCCTAAAAAGCAATGGAAAATTAATTGATGTGGCCAGGGCTTCCGACCATTTGAATTTAAAGGCACTTTCTAAACCAGTTACCAAATATTATATCTGTTACCCCAAAGATTCTGTTTAA
- the lpxD gene encoding UDP-3-O-(3-hydroxymyristoyl)glucosamine N-acyltransferase, which produces MIFTAGQIAGILEGELEGNPDIAVHKLAKIEEGEKGSLTFLSNPKYTPHIYTTKASITIVNKDFVPEHRLDTALIKVEDAYESFSKLLEYYDQVKSNKIGIENPSYISESATYGAGFYLGAFAYIGANTAVGNNVKIFPNAYVGDNVVLGDNVQVWPGAKICSESVIGDNCVIHSSAVVGSDGFGFAPNKNGEFTKIPQTGNVILEANVDVGTGTTIDRATLGSTILRRGVKLDNQIQIAHNVEIGEHTVIAAQTGIAGSTKIGKNCMIGGQVGIVGHIVIGDRVRIQAQSGVGRNVKDDEVLQGSPAIKYGDYNKSYVHFKNLPKLNKRINKLEKKKESE; this is translated from the coding sequence ATGATTTTTACGGCAGGTCAGATTGCAGGCATTTTAGAGGGTGAATTAGAAGGAAACCCGGACATTGCAGTTCATAAACTTGCCAAAATTGAGGAGGGCGAGAAAGGGTCGTTGACCTTTTTATCAAACCCCAAATATACTCCGCACATTTACACTACCAAAGCATCAATTACCATCGTCAATAAAGACTTTGTTCCCGAGCATCGATTGGATACCGCGTTGATTAAAGTTGAGGACGCCTACGAATCCTTTTCAAAATTATTGGAGTACTACGATCAGGTAAAAAGTAACAAAATTGGAATAGAAAATCCCTCGTACATTTCCGAATCGGCGACTTATGGTGCGGGCTTTTATTTAGGTGCTTTCGCTTATATTGGGGCCAATACGGCTGTGGGTAACAACGTAAAGATTTTTCCAAACGCCTATGTGGGAGATAACGTGGTACTGGGCGATAATGTTCAAGTATGGCCAGGGGCAAAGATTTGTTCGGAATCCGTTATTGGTGATAATTGTGTTATTCACAGCAGTGCCGTCGTGGGTTCGGATGGTTTTGGTTTCGCACCCAACAAGAATGGGGAATTTACCAAAATACCACAAACCGGGAACGTGATTTTAGAAGCCAATGTTGATGTGGGTACGGGAACGACTATTGACAGGGCGACTTTAGGGTCGACCATTTTGAGAAGAGGAGTGAAGTTGGATAATCAGATTCAAATCGCCCATAATGTCGAAATTGGCGAGCATACTGTAATTGCTGCGCAGACGGGTATTGCCGGTTCCACGAAGATCGGTAAGAACTGCATGATCGGCGGACAGGTAGGTATCGTAGGCCACATCGTCATAGGTGACCGGGTACGTATTCAGGCACAATCGGGAGTAGGTAGAAATGTGAAGGATGATGAGGTGTTGCAGGGTTCGCCGGCAATCAAATACGGAGATTATAACAAGTCGTACGTGCACTTTAAAAACTTGCCAAAACTTAATAAACGAATAAACAAACTAGAAAAAAAAAAGGAAAGTGAGTAG
- a CDS encoding bifunctional UDP-3-O-[3-hydroxymyristoyl] N-acetylglucosamine deacetylase/3-hydroxyacyl-ACP dehydratase, translating into MSSQKPKQRTIAKEVILKGVGLHTGEEVTMKFVPAPENHGYAFKRIDLEGTPVIEADANYVVNTQRGTNLEKNGVKIQTSEHVLAALVGMNIDNVLIELDAPEPPIMDGSSKYFVEALEIVGAVEQDAEREEYVVKEVISYRDESTGSEITVIPSEEYQVTTMVDFGTKVLGTQNATLEHITDFKEEISEARTFSFLHELEALLENGLIKGGDLNNAIVYVDKEISPATMKKLEKAFGKEKLSVKPNGILDNLTLHQPNEAARHKLLDVIGDLALTGTRIRGKVIANKPGHFVNTQFAKKLAKIIKLEKRNNVPTYDLNAPPLMDITKIMERLPHRPPFLLVDKIIELSETHVVGLKNVTMNEPFFVGHFPGAPVMPGVLQLEAMAQTGGILVLNTVPDPENYLTYLLKIDNVKYKQQVVPGDTLVFKLDLMQPIRRGICQMNAKAYTNGKLASEAEIMAQIIKVKGN; encoded by the coding sequence GTGAGTAGCCAAAAACCAAAACAAAGAACCATTGCCAAAGAAGTTATTCTTAAGGGTGTAGGATTGCATACCGGGGAGGAGGTTACGATGAAATTCGTGCCTGCACCGGAGAACCATGGCTATGCATTCAAACGAATAGATTTGGAGGGAACTCCCGTGATTGAAGCCGATGCCAACTATGTGGTCAATACACAACGGGGTACCAATTTAGAGAAGAACGGCGTTAAAATCCAGACTTCCGAACATGTGCTGGCCGCTTTGGTAGGGATGAACATCGATAATGTTCTCATTGAGCTCGATGCTCCCGAACCACCTATAATGGACGGTTCCTCAAAATATTTTGTTGAAGCCTTGGAGATTGTTGGGGCTGTTGAGCAAGATGCCGAAAGAGAAGAGTATGTGGTAAAGGAGGTGATTTCCTACAGGGATGAAAGTACGGGAAGCGAAATAACGGTAATCCCATCCGAAGAATATCAGGTAACCACCATGGTGGATTTTGGCACCAAAGTGCTCGGTACCCAAAATGCGACTTTGGAACATATCACGGATTTTAAGGAGGAAATATCGGAAGCGCGTACGTTTAGCTTTTTGCATGAATTGGAAGCCCTACTGGAAAACGGGTTGATCAAAGGGGGTGATTTAAACAACGCCATCGTATATGTGGATAAGGAGATTTCCCCGGCCACCATGAAAAAGCTCGAAAAAGCTTTTGGTAAGGAAAAACTATCCGTCAAGCCCAACGGAATTCTAGACAACCTTACCCTGCACCAGCCCAATGAGGCCGCACGGCATAAGTTGTTGGATGTTATTGGTGATTTGGCCCTTACGGGAACCCGGATTCGCGGGAAGGTTATCGCCAATAAACCCGGACATTTCGTGAACACCCAATTTGCCAAAAAGCTGGCGAAAATCATAAAGTTGGAAAAGCGAAACAACGTTCCGACCTACGATTTGAACGCGCCACCACTTATGGACATCACCAAAATAATGGAGCGGCTCCCACATCGACCTCCATTTTTGTTGGTCGACAAGATTATAGAGTTATCGGAAACCCACGTGGTAGGTTTGAAGAACGTGACCATGAACGAGCCCTTTTTTGTGGGGCATTTTCCTGGCGCACCGGTAATGCCAGGTGTTTTGCAACTGGAGGCCATGGCACAGACCGGGGGTATTCTGGTCTTGAACACCGTGCCCGACCCGGAAAATTATTTAACCTATTTACTAAAAATCGATAACGTAAAGTACAAGCAACAGGTCGTTCCGGGCGATACACTCGTTTTCAAGCTTGACCTGATGCAGCCCATACGAAGAGGTATTTGTCAGATGAATGCAAAAGCGTACACTAACGGCAAACTCGCTTCGGAGGCAGAAATCATGGCACAAATCATTAAGGTAAAAGGAAATTAG
- the lpxA gene encoding acyl-ACP--UDP-N-acetylglucosamine O-acyltransferase gives MNQPLAYIHPGAKISKNVVVEPFTTIHNNVTIGDGTWIGSNVTIMEGARIGKNCNIFPGAVISASPQDLKYQDEETTVVIGNNTTIRECATIHKGTSDRNKTVIGKNCLIMAYCHVAHDCLVGDNCIFSNNSTLAGHVTIGDNVILAGLVAVHQFVSVGRHAFVTGGSLVRKDVPPYVKAAREPLSYVGINSIGLRRRGFESEKIREIQNIYRILYQKNYNNTQAVQIIEAEMEATPERDEVLQFIRDSQRGIMKGYFSNN, from the coding sequence ATGAATCAACCGCTAGCTTACATACATCCCGGGGCAAAAATCTCAAAAAACGTGGTTGTAGAGCCTTTTACGACAATACATAATAACGTGACTATTGGGGATGGCACGTGGATCGGTTCCAACGTCACCATTATGGAGGGTGCCCGTATCGGAAAGAACTGTAACATCTTTCCCGGTGCGGTGATTTCGGCATCACCCCAGGATTTAAAATATCAAGATGAGGAAACTACGGTAGTCATCGGAAACAATACCACCATCAGAGAATGTGCCACGATTCATAAGGGCACCTCGGATAGAAACAAGACCGTAATCGGAAAGAATTGCCTGATTATGGCCTATTGCCATGTCGCCCACGATTGTTTGGTTGGCGATAATTGTATTTTTTCAAACAATTCTACCTTGGCAGGGCATGTAACCATTGGCGATAATGTGATCCTGGCCGGTTTGGTTGCGGTACATCAGTTCGTATCGGTAGGACGTCATGCTTTTGTGACCGGAGGCTCTTTGGTGAGAAAAGATGTGCCACCCTATGTAAAAGCCGCTCGGGAGCCGCTTTCCTATGTGGGTATCAACTCTATCGGTTTGCGCAGAAGGGGATTTGAATCTGAAAAAATACGCGAGATACAAAATATCTATCGTATTCTTTATCAAAAAAACTATAATAATACCCAGGCGGTACAGATAATCGAAGCTGAAATGGAGGCGACTCCGGAACGGGACGAAGTGCTTCAGTTCATTAGGGATTCGCAACGGGGTATTATGAAGGGCTATTTTAGCAATAATTGA
- a CDS encoding nuclear transport factor 2 family protein codes for MKYLVSFSAFFFFMAVFHASAQTPKDSIEIKQVALDYIESQHDVNPEQFERAAHPRMVKRTFWTNKQTQKEYLRETFTDAMVLLAETYNINGDKFPENPKKEVVILDIFDKTASVKLIADDWIDYMHIVKLNGKWQLVNVLWQFKDATAH; via the coding sequence ATGAAATATTTGGTTTCCTTTTCGGCATTCTTTTTTTTCATGGCCGTTTTTCATGCTAGTGCTCAAACACCGAAAGACTCTATCGAAATCAAGCAAGTGGCCTTGGATTACATCGAATCGCAGCATGACGTGAACCCCGAACAGTTCGAGCGTGCCGCACATCCTAGGATGGTCAAGAGAACGTTTTGGACGAATAAGCAGACCCAAAAGGAATATTTGCGGGAAACCTTTACAGACGCCATGGTTTTATTGGCGGAAACCTACAATATAAACGGTGATAAGTTCCCTGAAAACCCAAAAAAGGAAGTTGTCATACTTGATATTTTCGATAAGACCGCTTCGGTAAAACTTATCGCCGATGATTGGATCGATTATATGCACATTGTAAAATTAAACGGAAAATGGCAACTGGTGAACGTACTGTGGCAGTTTAAGGACGCAACGGCACACTAG
- the efp gene encoding elongation factor P: MASTSDIRKGLCIRYNNDIYKIIEFLHVKPGKGPAFVRTKLKSVSNGKVLDNTFSAGHKIEDVRVETQSFQYLYADGETYHFMNTQDYNQITLQESALDAPGLLKEGEVVTILFNTEDNMPLSVDMPASVVLEISYTEPGVKGNTATNATKPAKVETGAEVNVPLFINEGDKIKIDTSTGNYMERVKE, encoded by the coding sequence ATGGCATCAACATCGGATATTAGAAAAGGATTATGCATCAGATACAACAATGATATTTACAAGATTATCGAGTTTTTACACGTAAAACCGGGAAAAGGCCCCGCTTTTGTACGTACCAAGTTGAAAAGTGTAAGCAATGGAAAGGTTTTGGACAATACCTTTTCAGCAGGGCATAAAATCGAGGATGTTCGCGTAGAAACCCAATCGTTTCAATATTTATATGCAGACGGGGAGACCTATCATTTTATGAATACCCAAGATTACAACCAAATCACCTTGCAGGAAAGTGCATTGGATGCACCCGGATTGTTAAAAGAGGGTGAGGTGGTTACTATTCTTTTCAATACGGAAGACAATATGCCTTTATCCGTTGATATGCCCGCAAGTGTGGTTCTCGAGATATCCTATACCGAACCTGGAGTCAAAGGAAATACCGCTACAAACGCTACCAAACCGGCAAAGGTCGAAACCGGGGCCGAAGTCAATGTACCTTTGTTTATCAACGAGGGGGACAAAATCAAGATCGACACGTCAACCGGAAATTATATGGAAAGGGTAAAGGAATAG
- a CDS encoding UDP-3-O-(3-hydroxymyristoyl)glucosamine N-acyltransferase has translation MKFPTPHTLAQIATIIDCDYVGAAEFPVLGMNEIHVVTQGDIVFVDHPKYYDKALSCAATVVLINKKVDCPAGKALLISDDPFRDFNKLTRFFLPFEKSKSAIATSAKIGKNTVIQPNVFIGNNVVIGDDCIIHANVSIYDNSIIGDRVIIHSGTVLGADAFYYKNRPEGFDRLLSGGKVVLEDDVELGALCTIDRGVTGNTTIKKGTKLDNQVHVGHDTVIGEKCLIASQTGIAGCVIIEDEVTLWGQVGTNSGITIGKKAVIMGQTGVTKSVAGGKSYFGTPIEESREKLKQLAYVKKIPYLLKKIEE, from the coding sequence TTGAAATTCCCAACGCCACATACCTTGGCCCAAATCGCCACGATAATCGATTGTGATTATGTTGGCGCAGCTGAATTTCCTGTTCTGGGGATGAATGAGATTCATGTCGTGACCCAAGGGGACATTGTTTTTGTAGATCATCCCAAGTATTACGATAAGGCGCTCTCCTGTGCCGCGACAGTGGTTTTGATCAACAAGAAGGTCGACTGCCCTGCCGGAAAGGCCTTATTGATTTCGGATGACCCCTTTCGGGATTTCAATAAATTGACCCGATTTTTTCTTCCATTTGAAAAATCAAAAAGTGCTATTGCTACTTCAGCTAAAATAGGTAAAAACACTGTTATTCAGCCAAATGTATTTATAGGAAATAATGTCGTTATCGGTGATGATTGCATCATACACGCCAATGTGAGCATTTACGACAATAGTATTATCGGCGACAGGGTGATCATCCATTCCGGGACGGTTCTGGGGGCAGATGCCTTTTACTACAAAAATAGACCTGAGGGATTTGATCGTTTGCTTTCCGGTGGAAAAGTGGTGCTGGAAGATGATGTCGAACTCGGGGCGTTGTGTACGATTGATAGGGGTGTTACCGGGAATACGACCATCAAAAAAGGGACTAAATTGGATAACCAAGTGCATGTAGGCCATGACACGGTTATCGGGGAGAAATGTCTTATTGCCTCCCAAACGGGTATTGCTGGTTGCGTTATTATCGAGGATGAGGTGACGCTCTGGGGACAGGTAGGAACGAATAGCGGTATTACCATAGGAAAAAAGGCGGTAATCATGGGGCAGACGGGCGTCACAAAATCCGTTGCGGGCGGCAAAAGTTATTTTGGAACGCCTATCGAAGAATCCCGAGAAAAATTGAAGCAATTAGCCTATGTTAAAAAGATTCCATACTTATTGAAAAAAATAGAGGAATAA
- the sucD gene encoding succinate--CoA ligase subunit alpha translates to MSVLVNKDSKIIVQGFTGSEGTFHAEQMIEYGTNVVGGVTPGKGGQEHLGRPVFNTVQEAVEKVGADTTIIFVPPAFAADAIMEAANAGIKVIITITEGIPVADMVKASNYIKHKDCRLVGPNCPGVITPGEAKVGIMPGFVFKKGNVGIVSKSGTLTYEAADQVVRQGLGITTAIGIGGDPIIGTTTKEAVELLINDPETECVVMIGEIGGQLEADAAKWYKASGSKKPVVGFIAGETAPAGRTMGHAGAIVGGSDDTAQAKKKIMREHGIHVVDSPAEIGLKVKEVMG, encoded by the coding sequence ATGAGCGTTCTAGTCAACAAAGATTCCAAGATAATAGTACAAGGTTTTACCGGAAGCGAAGGTACCTTTCACGCCGAGCAAATGATCGAGTATGGTACCAACGTAGTCGGTGGCGTAACCCCTGGCAAAGGTGGCCAAGAGCATTTGGGCAGACCTGTTTTCAATACAGTTCAGGAGGCCGTAGAAAAAGTAGGGGCCGATACGACGATCATTTTCGTACCGCCGGCTTTTGCCGCTGATGCGATTATGGAAGCCGCTAACGCCGGAATCAAAGTGATTATTACCATAACCGAGGGTATTCCGGTCGCCGATATGGTAAAGGCATCGAACTATATAAAACATAAGGACTGCCGTTTGGTGGGCCCCAACTGCCCCGGTGTAATTACTCCGGGTGAGGCTAAGGTAGGCATCATGCCCGGTTTTGTCTTTAAAAAAGGAAACGTAGGTATCGTTTCAAAATCGGGAACTTTGACCTATGAGGCGGCCGACCAAGTGGTGCGCCAAGGTTTGGGTATAACCACGGCCATTGGCATAGGCGGTGACCCGATTATCGGCACGACTACGAAAGAGGCGGTTGAATTGTTGATCAACGATCCGGAAACGGAATGCGTGGTGATGATCGGCGAGATAGGCGGACAATTGGAAGCTGATGCCGCGAAATGGTACAAGGCAAGTGGCAGTAAAAAACCGGTTGTAGGTTTTATTGCAGGGGAGACCGCTCCAGCAGGAAGAACAATGGGACATGCCGGCGCCATCGTAGGCGGAAGCGACGATACGGCTCAAGCCAAGAAAAAAATTATGCGCGAGCATGGTATACACGTGGTAGATTCACCAGCGGAAATCGGCCTTAAAGTTAAAGAGGTTATGGGATAA